In one Brassica oleracea var. oleracea cultivar TO1000 chromosome C9, BOL, whole genome shotgun sequence genomic region, the following are encoded:
- the LOC106315918 gene encoding probable 3-deoxy-D-manno-octulosonic acid transferase, mitochondrial: protein MELGVLVYRLYRALTYSASPFLHLHMRWRRLRGLEHSRRWHERFGHPSAVRPPGSLVWFHAVSLGEGMAAIPVIRRCSEMKPEMTILMTTTTVSAFEVIKKQLPVGVLHQFAPLDTPVAIDRFLGYWKPNAIVIMENELWPNLIMSAAQLRIPLALLNARMSTKSFKRWSSPLLLPLASLLLSKFSLIAPLSTLQGIHFQLLQAPPFVINFSGDLKYVVNKFYVSSGTSESIRDLKAELSDMKVWIASSLHRREEEVILGVHNLLLQSHPDSVVIIVPRHPHHGHQIAQRLRNDGQSVALRSRNENITSKKTNIYVVDTLGELREFYGVAPVAVIGGSFFPELTGHNVSEAAAAGCAVITGCHVGHFSHMVKAMQQANPLSITQVSSKLELREAVELLMSNPEILKARQRASKEVYESLSSCIISNVWNLLNLHIFRGK, encoded by the exons ATGGAGCTCGGAGTGCTCGTATACAGATTATACAGAGCCTTAACCTACAGCGCTTCACCATTTCTTCACCTCCACATGCGGTGGCGCAGGCTCCGAGGCCTAGAACACTCCCGCCGGTGGCACGAACGGTTCGGTCATCCCTCCGCCGTACGACCGCCGGGATCGCTCGTCTGGTTTCACGCCGTCTCGTTAG GCGAAGGAATGGCTGCGATTCCCGTGATCAGACGATGCAGTGAGATGAAGCCAGAGATGACTATCTTGATGACGACGACGACAGTCTCTGCATT TGAAGTGATAAAGAAGCAGCTTCCTGTTGGTGTATTACATCAG TTTGCACCGCTGGATACACCGGTGGCTATTGACAGATTCCTTGGTTATTGGAAACCAAATGCGATTGTCATTATGGAGAACGAGCTGTGGCCTAATCTCATCATGTCTGCTGCACAACTTCGA ATTCCGTTGGCATTGTTGAACGCTCGGATGTCTACAAAATCCTTTAAACGGTGGTCTAGTCCTCTCTTACTACCGCTGGCATCATTGCTGCTATCCAAATTCTCACTAATTGCTCCACTC AGCACCTTGCAGGGTATACATTTCCAGCTGCTGCAGGCACCACCCTTCGTCATTAATTTTTCTGGAGACTTGAAATACG TGGTAAACAAGTTTTATGTATCTAGTGGAACATCTGAAAGTATAAGAGATCTAAAAGCAGAACTCTCAGATATGAAGGTATGGATTGCATCGTCATTACATAGACGCGAGGAAGAAG TCATTTTAGGAGTCCACAACTTGCTTCTCCAGTCACATCCTGACTCCGTTGTGATAATTGTGCCTCGACATCCACATCATGGCCACCAGATCGCTCAA AGATTGCGGAACGATGGCCAAAGTGTAGCTCTAAGGTCTCGAAATGAAAATATCACATCAAAGAAGACAAATATATATGTGGTTGATACACTAG GTGAGCTAAGAGAATTCTACGGAGTAGCTCCAGTAGCCGTCATTGGAGGTTCTTTCTTCCCGGAGCTAACTGGTCATAACGTATCTGAAGCAGCTGCCGCTGGCTGTGCCGTTATTACAG GTTGTCATGTTGGGCACTTCTCTCACATGGTGAAGGCAATGCAGCAGGCGAATCCCTTATCGATTACACAGGTATCGAGTAAGCTAGAGCTCAGAGAAGCGGTTGAGTTGCTCATGAGCAACCCTGAGATCCTGAAAGCACGTCAGAGAGCTTCTAAAGAGGTATATGAATCTCTATCGAGCTGCATTATCTCGAATGTTTGGAATCTTCTCAATCTCCATATCTTTAGAGGGAAATGA
- the LOC106319115 gene encoding glucomannan 4-beta-mannosyltransferase 9 — MELGDSSAVIPDSFMGYRDDITMQMSMILDQIRAPLIVPVLRLAVYICLTMSVMLFVERVYMGIVISLVKLFGRKPEKRFKWEPMKDDIELGNSVYPMVLVQIPMYNEREVYQLSIGAACGLSWPSDRIVIQVLDDSTDPTIKDLVEMECSRWASKGVNIKYEIRDNRNGYKAGALKEGMKKSYVKSCDYVAIFDADFQPEPDYLWRTVPFLLHNPKLALVQARWKFVNSDECLMTRMQEMSLDYHFTVEQEVGSSTYAFFGFNGTAGIWRISALNEAGGWKDRTTVEDMDLAVRASLKGWKFLYLGSLKVKNELPSTFKAYRYQQHRWSCGPANLFRKMAFEIMTNKNVTLWKKVHVIYSFFVVRKIVAHIVTFIFYCVVLPATVLVPEVTVPKWGAVYIPSIITLLNAVGTPRSLHLMVFWILFENVMSLHRTKATFIGLLEGGRVNEWIVTEKLGDLKAKSATKAPKKLRFRFGDRIHVLELGVGMYLFSIGCYDALFGKNHYYLYLFAQAFAFFIAGCGQIGTVVPNY, encoded by the exons ATGGAGCTCGGTGATTCTTCGGCGGTGATTCCAGACTCGTTCATGGGATACAGAGACGACATCACAATGCAAATGTCAATGATCTTGGATCAGATCCGAGCTCCGTTGATCGTCCCAGTCCTCAGACTCGCGGTTTACATCTGTTTAACGATGTCGGTGATGCTATTTGTGGAAAGGGTTTACATGGGAATAGTAATCTCTCTTGTTAAACTCTTTGGTCGGAAGCCAGAGAAACGTTTCAAATGGGAACCGATGAAAGACGACATCGAGCTTGGAAACTCTGTTTATCCTATGGTTCTTGTTCAAATCCCAATGTACAACGAACGAGAG GTTTATCAGCTATCTATTGGAGCTGCTTGTGGGCTCTCGTGGCCGTCTGATCGAATCGTCATTCAAGTTCTTGATGATTCCACTGACCCAACGATCAAA GATCTAGTGGAGATGGAGTGTAGTAGGTGGGCGAGTAAAGGAGTGAACATAAAGTATGAGATCAGAGACAACAGAAACGGGTACAAAGCTGGAGCTCTGAAAGAAGGTATGAAGAAGAGTTATGTCAAAAGCTGCGATTACGTGGCGATCTTCGACGCTGATTTTCAGCCTGAACCGGATTATCTCTGGAGAACCGTACCGTTCCTCCTCCATAACCCTAAGCTTGCTCTCGTTCAAGCTCGCTGGAAATTCG TAAATTCGGATGAATGTTTGATGACAAGAATGCAAGAAATGTCTCTGGATTATCATTTTACGGTCGAACAAGAAGTTGGTTCTTCTACTTACGCCTTCTTCGGTTTCAACG GGACTGCTGGAATATGGAGAATATCGGCATTAAACGAAGCTGGTGGTTGGAAAGATAGAACAACCGTAGAAGATATGGACCTGGCCGTTCGAGCTAGTCTCAAGGGTTGGAAATTTTTGTACCTTGGTTCGTTGAAG GTTAAAAACGAGTTGCCAAGTACATTCAAGGCGTATAGGTATCAACAGCACAGGTGGTCATGTGGTCCAGCAAATCTTTTCAGGAAAATGGCGTTCGAAATCATGACCAACAAG AACGTGACTTTATGGAAGAAAGTTCATGTGATATATAGCTTCTTCGTAGTGAGAAAGATTGTGGCACACATTGTTACATTCATCTTCTATTGTGTGGTCTTACCGGCTACGGTTCTTGTACCTGAAGTTACTGTACCTAAATGGGGAGCGGTTTACATTCCGTCCATCATTACTCTGCTCAACGCTGTCGGTACACCTAG GTCACTACATCTCATGGTATTTTGGATTCTGTTCGAGAATGTGATGTCTCTTCACAGAACAAAAGCTACCTTCATCGGTTTACTCGAAGGAGGAAGAGTTAACGAGTGGATTGTCACTGAGAAGCTCGGTGATCTTAAGGCTAAGTCAGCAACCAAGGCTCCAAAGAAGCTTCGTTTTAGATTTGGAGATAG AATCCATGTGTTGGAACTCGGTGTAGGAATGTATCTGTTTTCTATCGGATGCTATGACGCGTTATTTGGGAAGAATCATTATTATCTATACCTTTTCGCGCAAGCATTCGCCTTCTTCATCGCTGGATGTGGGCAGATTGGGACAGTGGTGCCTAACTATTGA
- the LOC106313547 gene encoding histone deacetylase HDT3: MEFWGVEVKSGSPLRVDAEEEMIVHISLAALGEKKNGGNEPVRLYMKVGDQKLVIGTLSHDKCPQLCTEIVLERSFELSHSWKDGSVFFSGYRVDAHESDSESDDDEPAEPAVTKSGVKQVNFQLPNDDAKAEEDDEEDDSDDDEDDDDSEDEEEEKKVTAEVEEDDDDEDSSDDEEDDSSDEETPEKKVEEAKKRPAEATTSKTASNKKAKFVTPQKSESKKPHVHVATPHPSKGGKSSGSNGESSKQQQQQTPKSANAFGCSSCNRTFTSEMGLQSHTKAKHSGVA; encoded by the exons ATGGAGTTCTGGG GTGTTGAGGTTAAGAGTGGCTCACCACTTAGGGTGGATGCTGAGGAGGAGATGATTGTGCACATCTCACTG GCTGCTCTAGGCGAGAAGAAGAACGGTGGAAACGAGCCGGTCAGGCTCTACATGAAAGTCGGAGACCAGAAGCTTGTGATTGGGACGCTGTCACACGATAAGTGCCCTCAGCTCTGCACGGAGATTGTGCTGGAGAGGAGTTTTGAGCTGTCTCATAGTTGGAAGGATGGGAGCGTTTTCTTCTCTGGCTACAGAGTTGATGCTCATGAATCTGATTC TGAGTCTGATGATGATGAGCCTGCTGAGCCAGCTGTTACGAAATCAGGTGTGAAGCAGGTGAACTTTCAGTTGCCTAATGACGATGCCAAGGCCGAGGAAGATGATGAGGAGGACGATAGTGATGATGATGAGGATGATGACGACTCTGAGGATGAGGAG GAAGAAAAGAAGGTTACTGCTGAAGTTGAAGAGGACGATGATGACGAAGACTCATCTGACGATGAGGAAGATGACTCATCAGATGAGGAGACCCCTGAGAAGAAG GTTGAAGAAGCCAAGAAGAGGCCTGCGGAAGCCACCACCTCGAAGACTGCTTCAAACAAGAAGGCTAAGTTCGTAACTCCTCAGAAATCAG AATCGAAGAAGCCACACGTCCACGTTGCGACTCCGCATCCGTCAAAGGGAGGAAAGAGCTCTGGAAGCAATGGAGAGTCGTCGAAGCAGCAGCAGCAGCAGACACCAAAGTCCGCAAATGCATTTGGGTGCAGCTCCTGCAACAGAACGTTTACTTCGGAGATGGGCTTGCAGTCGCACACCAAGGCCAAACACAGTGGAGTTGCTTGA
- the LOC106318052 gene encoding serine/threonine-protein kinase CTR1 translates to MEMPGARRSNYTLLSQFPDDQVSVSVTGAPPPHYDSSFSSASNNNSGNNGKSKGGFDWDHHPSGGGGDHRPSNRAGNMYSSSLGLQRQSSGSSFGESSLSGDYYVPTLSAAGNEIEMVGFPQDDGGFRLGLGDSRMQMATDSAGGSSSGKSWAQQTEESYQLQLALALRLSSEATCADDPNFLDPVPDESALRTSPSSAETVSHRFWVNGCLSYYDKVPDGFYMIDGLDPYIWTLCIDLNESGRIPSIESLRAIDSGVDSSLEAILVDRRVDPAFKELHNRVHDISCSCITTKEVVDQLAKLICNRMGGSVIMGEDELVPMWKECINGLKECFKVVVPIGSLSVGLCRHRALLFKVLADIIDLPCRIAKGCKYCDRDDAASCLVRFGLDREYLVDLVGKPGHLWEPDSLLNGPSTISISSPLRFPRPRPVEPAVDFRELAKQYFTDSESLNLVFDPASDDIGFSMFHRGGENDGSAENGGGSVPPSANMPPQNIMRASNQVQDVVPINAPPINQPVVNRANRDLGLDGDDMDIPWCDLNIKEKIGAGSFGTVHRAEWHGSDVAVKILMEQDFHAERVNEFLREVAIMKRLRHPNIVLFMGAVTQPPNLSIVTEYLSRGSLFRLLHKSGAREQLDERRRLSMAYDVAKGMNYLHNRNPPIVHRDLKSPNLLVDKKYTVKVCDFGLSRLKASTFLSSKSAAGTPEWMAPEVLRDEQSNEKSDVYSFGVILWELATLQQPWGNLNPAQVVAAVGFKNKRLEIPRNLNPQVAAIIEGCWTNEPWKRPSFATIMDLLRPLIKSAVPPPNRLDL, encoded by the exons ATGGAAATGCCCGGCGCTAGAAGATCCAATTACACTCTGCTTAGTCAATTTCCCGACGACCAGGTCTCCGTCTCCGTCACCGGAGCTCCTCCGCCTCACTATGACTCCTCCTTTTCCAGCGCGAGCAACAACAACAGCGGGAACAACGGAAAATCCAAAGGCGGATTCGATTGGGATCATCATCCTAGCGGCGGCGGTGGTGATCACAGGCCTTCGAATCGGGCTGGGAATATGTATTCTTCGTCGCTTGGTTTGCAGAGGCAATCGAGCGGGAGCAGCTTCGGCGAGAGCTCGTTGTCCGGGGATTACTATGTGCCTACGCTCTCTGCGGCGGGTAACGAGATCGAAATGGTTGGGTTTCCTCAAGATGACGGCGGGTTTAGGCTCGGGTTAGGTGATTCGAGGATGCAGATGGCGACGGATTCGGCTGGGGGTTCGTCGTCTGGGAAGAGCTGGGCGCAGCAGACGGAGGAGAGTTATCAGCTGCAGCTTGCGTTGGCGTTGAGGCTTTCCTCGGAGGCTACTTGCGCTGACGATCCGAACTTTCTGGATCCTGTACCGGACGAGTCTGCTTTGCGTACTTCGCCGAGTTCAGCTGAAACCGTTTCACATCGCTTCTGG GTAAATGGATGCTTATCGTACTATGATAAAGTTCCTGATGGGTTTTATATGATTGATGGCCTGGATCCATATATTTGGACCTTATGCATTGATCTAAATGAAAGTGGCCGCATCCCTTCAATTGAATCGTTGAGAGCTATTGATTCTGGTGTTGACTCTTCGCTGGAAGCCATCTTAGTCGATCGGCGTGTTGATCCAGCCTTCAAGGAACTTCACAATAGAGTCCACGACATATCTTGTAGCTGCATAACCACAAAAGAGGTTGTTGACCAGCTGGCAAAACTAATCTGCAATCGTATGGG AGGTTCAGTTATCATGGGGGAAGATGAGTTGGTTCCCATGTGGAAGGAGTGCATTAACGGTCTAAAAGAGTGCTTTAAAGTTGTGGTTCCCATAGGTAGCCTCTCTGTAGGACTCTGCAGACACCGAGCTTTACTCTTCAAA GTACTGGCTGACATAATAGATTTACCCTGTCGAATCGCAAAGGGGTGCAAATATTGTGATAGAGACGATGCTGCATCGTGCCTTGTCAGGTTTGGGCTTGATAG GGAGTATCTTGTTGATTTAGTTGGAAAACCAGGCCACTTGTGGGAGCCTGATTCCTTGCTAAATGGTCCCTCAACTATCTCAATTTCATCACCTTTGCGGTTTCCGCGACCCAGGCCAGTTGAACCTGCAGTCGATTTTAGGGAACTAGCCAAGCAGTACTTCACCGACAGTGAATCTCTTAATCTTGTTTTCGATCCTGCATCAG ATGATATAGGATTCTCAATGTTTCATAGGGGTGGAGAGAATGATGGTTCGGCAGAAAATGGGGGTGGATCTGTACCTCCCAGTGCTAATATGCCTCCACAGAACATAATGCGTGCCTCAAATCAAGTCCAAGATGTAGTACCTATAAATGCCCCACCAATCAATCAGCCGGTTGTGAACAGAGCAAACAGGGATCTTGGACTTGATGGTGATGATATGGACATCCCATGGTGTGATCTTAATATAAAAGAGAAGATTGGAGCAG GTTCCTTTGGCACTGTTCATCGTGCTGAGTGGCATGGCTCG GATGTTGCTGTGAAAATTCTCATGGAGCAAGACTTCCATGCTGAGCGTGTCAATGAGTTCTTGAGAGAG GTTGCAATAATGAAACGTCTTCGCCACCCTAATATTGTTCTCTTCATGGGAGCTGTCACTCAACCTCCAAATTTGTCAATAGTGACAGAATATTTGTCGAG AGGTAGTTTATTCAGACTTTTGCATAAAAGTGGAGCAAGGGAGCAACTGGATGAGAGACGCCGCTTGAGTATGGCATATGATGTG GCTAAAGGAATGAACTATCTCCATAATCGCAACCCTCCGATAGTACATAGAGATCTAAAATCTCCCAACTTGTTGGTCGACAAAAAATACACCGTCAAG GTTTGTGATTTTGGTCTCTCGCGGTTAAAGGCCAGCACCTTCCTTTCATCAAAGTCGGCAGCTGGAACT CCCGAGTGGATGGCACCAGAGGTCCTGCGGGATGAGCAATCTAATGAGAAGTCAGACGTGTACAGCTTTGGGGTCATCTTGTGGGAGCTTGCTACATTGCAGCAACCATGGGGTAATTTGAATCCTGCTCAG GTTGTAGCTGCGGTTGGTTTCAAGAATAAACGGCTTGAGATCCCTCGGAACCTGAACCCTCAAGTTGCAGCAATAATCGAGGGTTGTTGGACAAA TGAGCCGTGGAAGCGTCCATCATTTGCAACTATAATGGACTTGCTAAGACCATTGATCAAATCAGCGGTTCCTCCACCCAACCGCTTGGATCTGTGA
- the LOC106318053 gene encoding heat stress transcription factor A-3 produces MSPEKDGVSIPTPLSIPISTRPESVPLHVDTDVASPLPMPLDILHGNPIPPFLSKTFDLVDDPSLDPVISWGPTGASFVVWDPVEFARIILPRNFKHNNFSSFVRQLNTYGFRKIDTDKWEFANEAFLRGQKHLLKNIHRRRSPQSNQACSSSITSHQSQGSPTEVGEEIEMLRKERRALMEEMVELQQQNRGTARHVDTVNQKLKAAEQRQKQMLSFLAKLFQNPGFLDRLKSLKGEGGGLGFKKARKKFIKHSPTGGEIVKYEADDWERLLMSEEEDTENILPSNQGMTSTDPKGKNLMNPSGEETMNQDYFLPFPTPEGLIKQEETWSMGFDTTIPSFSNEDVWGNTMDYNVAEFGSVPETSSGGCLPDVCWEQFAAGMTETGFNWPPGDDTTPMDDP; encoded by the exons ATGAGCCCAGAGAAGGATGGTGTTTCCATACCCACTCCACTCTCCATACCCATTTCGACCCGACCCGAATCCGTACCTCTCCACGTCGACACAGACGTTGCTTCTCCACTCCCCATGCCGCTAGACATCTTGCACGGGAACCCAATCCCGCCGTTTCTGTCCAAGACCTTCGATTTGGTGGATGACCCGAGTCTCGACCCGGTTATATCTTGGGGGCCGACCGGAGCGAGCTTCGTCGTCTGGGACCCTGTCGAGTTCGCCAGAATCATACTCCCGCGGAATTTCAAACACAACAATTTCTCCAGCTTCGTCAGACAGCTTAACACTTAT GGATTCCGGAAGATTGATACCGACAAATGGGAATTCGCCAACGAGGCTTTCCTTAGAGGACAGAAGCATCTTCTCAAGAACATTCACCGTCGCCGTTCACCACAGTCCAACCAAGCTTGCAGCAGTAGCATCACCAGCCATCAAAGCCAAGGGTCACCCACCGAGGTTGGGGAAGAGATCGAGATGCTGAGGAAAGAGCGGCGCGCGTTGATGGAAGAAATGGTTGAGCTTCAGCAGCAAAACAGAGGCACGGCTCGACACGTGGACACTGTGAACCAGAAGCTGAAAGCTGCTGAGCAGCGGCAGAAGCAGATGCTCTCTTTCTTGGCTAAGCTGTTTCAGAACCCAGGTTTCTTGGACCGCCTCAAGAGCCTCAAAGGAGAAGGAGGGGGTCTTGGATTCAAAAAGGCGAGAAAGAAGTTCATCAAGCACTCTCCAACAGGAGGGGAGATTGTGAAGTATGAAGCTGATGATTGGGAGAGACTGTTAATGTCAGAGGAAGAAGACACTGAGAACATTCTACCCTCAAACCAGGGGATGACTTCAACCGATCCAAAAGGGAAGAACCTGATGAATCCATCAGGAGAAGAAACAATGAATCAAGATTACTTCTTACCTTTTCCAACTCCTGAAGGACTTATCAAACAAGAAGAGACGTGGAGTATGGGTTTCGACACTACAATACCGAGTTTCAGCAACGAGGATGTGTGGGGAAACACAATGGACTATAATGTCGCAGAGTTTGGTTCTGTTCCAGAAACATCAAGTGGTGGTTGTTTGCCTGATGTATGTTGGGAACAGTTTGCTGCAGGGATGACAGAGACTGGATTCAACTGGCCACCTGGTGATGATACTACTCCAATGGATGATCCTTAA
- the LOC106316240 gene encoding putative phytosulfokines 6 isoform X1, which translates to MEKKIGIMLFLFVLLLLQLSELRTAQRPSQVDKEVEEKGANNNNWAWTTQADKASDMAQELSHLMGEEKCEESDEECMKRRMITESHLDYIYTQSHNKP; encoded by the exons ATGGAGAAAAAAATCGGCATTATGCTCTTCCTTTTCGTTCTTCTCCTTCTTCAGTTATCTGAGCTTCGTACAGCTCAACGACCTTCCCAAGTGGATAAAGAAG TAGAAGAAAAAGGAGCCAATAACAATAATTGGGCCTGGACTACACAAGCAGATAAGGCATCTGACATGGCCCAAGAGTTATCACAT CTTATGGGAGAAGAGAAATGCGAGGAGAGTGATGAAGAGTGTATGAAGAGAAGGATGATCACTGAATCTCACTTGGACTACATCTACACTCAAAGCCACAACAAACCTTAA
- the LOC106316240 gene encoding phytosulfokines 5-like isoform X2, translated as MEKKIGIMLFLFVLLLLQLSELRTAQRPSQVDKEEEKGANNNNWAWTTQADKASDMAQELSHLMGEEKCEESDEECMKRRMITESHLDYIYTQSHNKP; from the exons ATGGAGAAAAAAATCGGCATTATGCTCTTCCTTTTCGTTCTTCTCCTTCTTCAGTTATCTGAGCTTCGTACAGCTCAACGACCTTCCCAAGTGGATAAAGAAG AAGAAAAAGGAGCCAATAACAATAATTGGGCCTGGACTACACAAGCAGATAAGGCATCTGACATGGCCCAAGAGTTATCACAT CTTATGGGAGAAGAGAAATGCGAGGAGAGTGATGAAGAGTGTATGAAGAGAAGGATGATCACTGAATCTCACTTGGACTACATCTACACTCAAAGCCACAACAAACCTTAA